The genomic interval AAAACACATAATTTTGCCTTTTCAATAGCTTGCTCTATTTGTTTAAACCCTGTTCCACCAGCGCTATTTCGTCTTTCTACTGCCGTTCTCGGATTTAACACATGATAAATATCATCCTCAAATAAATTACTTGCCTCTTTTAATTCTTTCATACTTAAATCCTGTAAATAGCAATTCTTATTCACACAATATAAAACTAATTTTCCTACTACTTCATGTGCCTCTCTAAATGGCATCCCTTTATCTGATAAATAATCAGCTAATTCCGTCGCATTAGAAAAATCATTTTTTGTTGCCTGTTCCATCCCTTGTTCATTAACCTTCATTGTTTGAATCATTCCTGCAAAAATTCGTAAAGATCCAACTACAGTTTTCACTGTATCAAACATACCTTCTTTATCTTCCTGCATATCTTTGTTATACGATAGTGGCAAACCTTTCAATACCGTTAATAAGCCCATCAAATTCCCATATACTCGTCCCGTTTTCCCTCTAATTAATTCAGCCATATCTGGATTTTTCTTTTGAGGCATGATGCTGCTTCCAGTTGAAAAACTATCGTCTAAATCAATAAATTTAAATTCTTGTGAAGACCAAAGGATAATTTCTTCGCTAAAACGAGAAAGATGCATCATTAAAATGGAGCTAGTCGATAGAAATTCTAGAATAAAATCCCGGTCACTTACAGCATCCATACTATTTTCATAAATGGAATCAAATGTAAGCAAATCAGCACTATAAGCACGATCAATAGGAAAAGTCGTTCCTGCCAATGCACCTGCACCTAGTGGTGACACATTAATTCGTTTTAAATTTTCCTGATATCTTTGTTTATCTCTTTCAAACATCCAAAAATAAGCCATAAGATGATGTGCAAAAGAAATGGGCTGTGCACGTTGTAGATGTGTATAACCAGGCATTACTGTTTCAATATGACTTTCCGCCTTTTCCAACAAAACCACTTGCAATTCATTCAATAGTTCAACTATTAATTTTACTTGTCTTCGTAAATAAAGATGCATATCTGTAGCTACCTGATCATTTCTACTTCTTCCAGTATGAAGCTTTCCACCAACAGGACCAATTAAATCGGTTAATTGACTTTCTAAATTAAGGTGAATATCTTCTAGTTTTACAGAAAACGTTAATTCGTCATTTTCTGCTTGCTTTTTTAGTGTTAGCAAACCAGCTTTAATTTTTTCACCATCTTCAACAGACAATATTCCTGTTTTAGAGAGCATAGCCACATGGGCTATGCTCCCTTCGATATCTTCTAATACTAGTTCTTGATCAAAGGAAATGGAGGCACCGAATTCGTCCACCCATTCCTCTGCAGACTTTGTAAATCTGCCTCCCCATAATTTCTTCACACAGACACCTTCTTGCCGTTTTCCACAATGCTTTGTACTTTTGTTGGAAGTCCCCAAAGCTTAATAAATCCAACTGCTGCAGCATGATCAAACTCATCGTCTGATGTATACGTAGCAAGCTTTTCATCATATAAAGAATTGGGAGATTTTCTTCCTTCCACAATGGCATGCCCTTTAAATAATTTTACACGAACAGTACCTGTGACATTTTTTTGTGTTTCTTGTAAAAATGCTTGTAATGCTTTCGTAATCGGTGAGAACCAAAGCCCTTCATAAATCACTTCTGTAATTTTCTTTTCGATAACTGGTTTAAAGTGTGCTACTTCTTTCACCAATGTAATATCCTCTAATTCTTTATGTGCTTTAATAAGTGTTAAAGCACCTGGACATTCATACACTTCTCTAGATTTAATTCCTACTAATCTATTTTCTACATGGTCAATTCTGCCAACACCATGTTTTCCAGCAATTTTATTTAGCTCAAGAATTAATTGAGATAAAGAATAAGAAATACCGTCAATACTAACTGGAACACCCTCTTTAAAATCAATTTCGATAATATCTGCTTGATCAGGTGCATTTTCAAGACTTACTGTTAAGTCATATGCTTCTTCTGGAGGAGCAGCCCAAGGATCTTCTAAAATACCACATTCATTGCTTCTTCCCCATAAATTTTGGTCAATAGAAAATGGGCTATCTAAGTTAACAGGTATCGGAATATTTTTTTCTTT from Niallia sp. FSL W8-0635 carries:
- the argH gene encoding argininosuccinate lyase, which produces MKKLWGGRFTKSAEEWVDEFGASISFDQELVLEDIEGSIAHVAMLSKTGILSVEDGEKIKAGLLTLKKQAENDELTFSVKLEDIHLNLESQLTDLIGPVGGKLHTGRSRNDQVATDMHLYLRRQVKLIVELLNELQVVLLEKAESHIETVMPGYTHLQRAQPISFAHHLMAYFWMFERDKQRYQENLKRINVSPLGAGALAGTTFPIDRAYSADLLTFDSIYENSMDAVSDRDFILEFLSTSSILMMHLSRFSEEIILWSSQEFKFIDLDDSFSTGSSIMPQKKNPDMAELIRGKTGRVYGNLMGLLTVLKGLPLSYNKDMQEDKEGMFDTVKTVVGSLRIFAGMIQTMKVNEQGMEQATKNDFSNATELADYLSDKGMPFREAHEVVGKLVLYCVNKNCYLQDLSMKELKEASNLFEDDIYHVLNPRTAVERRNSAGGTGFKQIEQAIEKAKLCVLEKEEVK
- a CDS encoding argininosuccinate synthase: MANPKVVLAYSGGLDTSVAIKWLQDQGYDVVACCLDVGEGKDLNFIQQKALSVGAVQSYVIDAKQEFAQDFALIAMQAHTLYEGKYPLVSALSRPLISKKLVEVAEKENAVAVAHGCTGKGNDQVRFEVSIQALNPNLKVLAPVREWGWSREEEIAYAKEKNIPIPVNLDSPFSIDQNLWGRSNECGILEDPWAAPPEEAYDLTVSLENAPDQADIIEIDFKEGVPVSIDGISYSLSQLILELNKIAGKHGVGRIDHVENRLVGIKSREVYECPGALTLIKAHKELEDITLVKEVAHFKPVIEKKITEVIYEGLWFSPITKALQAFLQETQKNVTGTVRVKLFKGHAIVEGRKSPNSLYDEKLATYTSDDEFDHAAAVGFIKLWGLPTKVQSIVENGKKVSV